GCGAGCTCTGTTAACGATGACGTTGCATTTTTTGGGTTCCCCTCACAGCTCTCAGATGGTGCTGTGGCTGCGAAAAGGGGAGCTTCCTCGTACTGTCATCAGGTTGGTCTGGTGTATCCATTACAACTATTGATGTTGATCTGCCAAATagtggggtggtgggggtggggaggtcattgtttataaaaaaaaaaacgtcctgTCTCTCATAGACACAAGGAGTTTGATGACGAGGGCCAGTATGGTGCCATATTACCTCAGGTGGTCACCGCGGGAACGGTAACACGTCGAGCCGTGGAGCCGACGTGGCTGACGGCCAGTAACGCACGGGTGAGAGATACTCGAGGAAGAGTCTGAGGGGACGGACTCAGCTGGAAGTTTGGACTAAACTGTGTTTTAACAGTCAGTAGAGGAATCTCTGTGTGCCGACTGTGTTTTGTGTCCACAGCGGGACCGGGTGGGCAGTGAGCTGAAGGCCATGGTGCAGGTGCCTCCTGGGTACCACCTGGTGGGAGCAGACGTGGACTCTCAGGAGCTGTGGATTGCTGCTGTGCTCGGAGAGGCTCACTTCGCCGGCCTGCACGGTGAGATCTGTCCCCGTCAACTCTTGTTTAgttcttcttttgtttaaaaaaacacataattgaagATGTTAAATGCAATTTATATTTCCTCTGTCTTGGTTTTAACATACAGCAACAAAATCTGACCTTAACGGTGCTGATTTCATGTCTCTGCGGGATTCAGGTTGCACAGCGTTTGGATGGATGACCCTTCAGGGAAAGAAGAGTCAGGGCACAGACCTGCACAGCCGCATTGCTGATGCTGTGGGAATCAGCAGGGAGCACGCCAAGGTGTTCAACTACGGACGCATCTATGGCGCAGGGCAACCGTTTGCCGAGAGGCTGCTGATGCAGTTCAACCACCGCCTCAGTCAGACAGAAGCTTCCAACAAGGCCAGGCAGATGTATGCCCTGACAAAGGGCATACGCAGGTACCCACGACGGATTcattcattgtgttttcatctttcaATTTTACTTTCTAGGTTTAGTTGTGTGTTTAAATCGTAAACTGTATGTAATAAAGCTGGATGACCAGTCTCCGCCATCCAGAGTCTGTACATTAGTGATCAGGGGATGAATCTGCGGTATCGAGGTCCCGCTGTTACTGGTGCGCTCGGCCACCAGTTCTTATAGCATCCAATAAGTAATTAAACAATGTAATGAATACTACCTGAAATGTCAGAAACCATCTgtcagaaacaaaaaaacatttatcctgactttttagtttgatccatgtcccatctgctaacatggatgaggcagggtttatgagctatactgcagccagctccCAGGGGGCGATGGAAATTATTTTTTGCCCTAACCCTTCAGTTTTGTTATATATATTACATCTTTTTTATTGGATTTTCATGTTACACAATTATGGCCTAAGTAAGTTATTtgaatgtttctgttttctgtcagaTATGGTCTGTCAGAGGAGGGCGAGTGGCTGGTCAATGAACTGGACATAGatgtggagagggaggaagatggaAGCGTCACTTTGGAGGAGTTACGCAGGATCAGTCGACTGGCCGCAAAGAGGTGAGAGGAGCAGCCAGAGTGTCACAGGCAAACTTGTTAGGAGCCACAACATATTCTACATCTGTTGTtgtcccctccctctcctcctcatgccCCTCAGCACTCGGAGGAAGAGGTGGGACATTGTTGGAAAACGTCTGTGGGCTGGAGGAACTGAGTCGGACATGTTCAACAAGCTGGAGAGTATAGCTCATTCAGAACAGCCAGCCACTCCGGTTCTCGGCTGTAGGATCAGCAGAGCTCTGGAGCCCGAGGCAGTCAAGGATGAGGTGAGACACGCCAACTTAAATCCCATCGACCTGCTTGTTTTTCTAAGGAATGAGCAGTCAACGTCACACCGTGTTCAAAAACCTTTATTAGTACGAGGAGATCCATAATTTGACAGTCCACAGCAAATCCTAAAAACATGTTGAAGTCAATCAGCGTGCCAATCAAACGTGCCATAAAAGTATTTAATTGTATTAACTGTTTATGGAGACACATACACCAAAGCCTttcattatattcatatatttctgTACTGTTGTgcattatataaaaaaacacataatctGAGGTCTGTTGTTCCTGGAAACATTTGTGCCCTGAATGACAAAACACTCCCACGACTTCATGTGCTGTTGCTGCCACGTCTCTTTcttcagttcatcaccagcagagTGAACTGGGTGGTCCAGAGCTCAGCAGTGGACTACCTGCACCTGATGCTGGTGGCCATGAAGTGGCTCTTCGAGGAGTACAACATCGACGGCCGCTTCTGCATCAGCATCCACGACGAGGTGCGGTACCTGGTCCGCAGTGAAGACCGTTACCGAGCAGCCCTGGCACTGCAGATCACTAACCTGCTCACCAGGTCAGCTCACAGCGTTGTATTTATTCTTCTGGGGCAATGAACCTGACAGCTTTTCTGAATATGTGCGTTTGTTTTTCCAGGAGTGCGTTTGCTCACGCGCTGGGTATGCAGGACCTTCCCCAGTCGGTAGCTTTCTTCAGCGCTGTTGACATTGACCGGTGTCTGAGGAAGGAGGTCAACATGGACTGTGACACCCCCTCTAACCCCACAGGTCTGGAACGCAGATACGGTCTGCCCCACGGTGAGTTCTTCACACCTTCATCCATatttatcttgtttttattcCTGTAGTCTGAGGCATGAACAATTAGCCCATAGATTACTAAAGGCCCAAGTATGTTTGAGTTACACAATAACTCTACAACGCATGGTAGGATTGGAATATTAATTGGGAGGTTATAACCTGATCTTTCATAAGGATCAATAAAGATATCTCTGCAAAATAAGAGACAATCTAAGGCTTCCGTGATCGGAAGATGATTTCCCATCATATGATAGTAACATTGAAGAAAATGACATCATGCAAAGttaaaatgcttttttcaaGGTATCTCCGTATCATATACACTTAAAGCTTCAGGGAACAAATCACAAATCTGTGCATAAAAACTGTCAATGTTTTTATCTGTGATTCCTGCCATGCTTGGTACAGTCTATGTAATACACAATGAAAAACAGactataaaactaaataaacagaataaggaagaaaataatatttattttaaagcagcACATTATCAAGTTTGGCTGGATGTCTCTTTAGGATACATTTGTGTATATGGGAACTATAGATCCTCTGTTAGTGAAGCCAAAGAACGAATGAAGTGAAGTATATCATATAGTTAAAACTGTTCTGAACCGATTGTGAACTGTATCTTAACAACAGAGCAGCTTATTCACCATGACACTAGACAGGAAGTCAAATCTTACAATAATGTAAAATAGTATTTACAGTTTGTTTCTAAATACATACATAACATACAGAATTCTTTTGAATCACATGAACACCAACATGTTGTCTTTCCACAGGTGAAGCCTTGGACATCTATGAAATCCTCAACATCACTAAAGGCTCCCTGAACAAAGACAGATAGCACTGTGTGGACCTCACTCCTGTTCAGAGCAGCTGCTCACAACCGCCAAGAGGCAGTTCATCAGCAGGTTAGACTCCAGCTCAGTGAGGAACGTGGAGACAAGTGAGTCCAACCGAGGAGCTTCTGAGGGGCCGGCTCactgttttctcttcttcagtTTGGGTTCTGGTGTCTCCTCGGTGTCCTGTGACTCCGTGGTCTGAAAGAAGAACAGACCCAGTCAACTTACCAAACATAAGGCTGCTTATGTTAAAGTTAATTGCAGAATATTGCATGAGGAGACACGTCTTTCGGTGCTTCCAGTATGAGAGGGAACTTGCCTCCTGGCTGGCGTCCTGCTCCTGCAGGGCTGCGTCCACAGTAGTAGCAATGATGCGGAAATCTCTGGAGGTGCTCAGCTTCATGTACTGCATCAGATTCACCTGGACAACATACCCACAGACGGTAGTGAAACACTGTACACACGTGACCCGACTGATGAAACTGCACCGACAGTTCTCATTTTCTCCGTTTTTCTTGTTCCAGAGTTTTGTattgcactttttgtattttgagTATTTCAGCTCACACACGTACCTTTGATTTCTTTGAGAGTGTGATGAGATATTTCTCATATTGTTCGATGCTGAAGATCAAATCAGGGATGGCCTTGGTCTCTCGCAGAAGTTTTGCCTGCCAAGGGCAAATAAAAAAGATCTTTACGTGTAAATGTGTTGTTGCTAAAATCAATCACAATCACTTCAGCTCCAAAGTTACAGGAGATAAATGTCCTTACAGAACCAGCAACGTTGGTTtcattccttttctttttcttcttgtcaTCTCCACCACTAACTTCACCGCTCTAACAGGGAAGACACAATCATTTTACATCAAAACAAGGTAATAATGTCAAATCCATATTAGAGAGACTTGAACATCACAATCAATCAGATCATTATGAGCAGCCTTTTGATCCTGTTCAGACTTGAGATGAATATCTTTCCTGAGTGATCGGATCCCATGTGGTCAGCGCCAAGTACGAGTGtaaacgcacacaaacgcatcctcaaaaaacatttttacatccaGTCACAGTGATTTCAAATTTTTCTAAATGGTAAAAGCTTATTCCATAGCAGAGCTGTgcgtgaacacacaaacacactgacaaagGACTCCTCTGCTCACTCAGACTGGGTAGAAATATCATTCGGTCTTGCGAACACATAGTACATGGTTATGAGACCCATTTTAATGCCTTGTGGTAACAGATCTGTCCTATTGTGATCAGATCTCCCAGGGTGAATGCTAACCTCAGGTCTGAACAGGACATTGGTCTGAATTCAGCTGTAGTACctgcacatatgtgatgaaagaGTAGCACTGTGGTGTTAGGTGTGAGCCGGACAGTTTGACCTGCACAGGAAACATTAAGATTAGCTTGAAGTCAGAAATACGAGGAGATTCAAACCATGACCCAATAAACCAGGACTCACCAGCTTCTCGAAGCGCGCAGGGAGCAAACCGTGCTGGGTGGTGCACACCTGGATGTACTGAAACAAATAGATGGAGACGAGGTAAGTGTCACATTTAGGTAAACTTCACTCACACTGAGAATCACAGAgtggacaaatacacacatatttgACCAGGGTGGTGAGGATGGTGTATGTGCGACGCATTTCTCTCAGCAGTGTGATGGTGCAGGTGCCAGAGAGCAGAGCCGTCTGGACCAGCTCGTTCAACGCGGTCAGAAGAGTCCCGAGCTGCAGCGTCACCGCTTTCTCTATTGGATCCTGCTGACCTTCAGTCTGGGTGGCTTCACCTACACAACAAAGCATTAGTGTTGTAATATGTAACTGACAGAGATGCATTTCTTCCCCTATCTCCTCTCAACTCTCACCATTATTACAAGTGAGGGTCACTGGGAGAGGATTCTTACCGGAGTCCGATTTGTCCGAGGTCGTCTGGCTCTTCCTTCTGGTGATCAGCCACTCCACCTCATCGAGCACCCTGTCCACCTGAGCCAGGACCAGCAGCTGGGGACACACGTTAACATGAGGACTGTGAGCAACACTACGTCACAATGACTCTGCAAGATCTGTGTTTCAGGAGAAGGTCACTTACCGCTGCTGTTGTCGCAGTCTTTATGTTGACGATGGCATAATGAGACTGTTTCTCGACCTCCACGTCCTGTTCatagagaaagaaaaggtaCAGAAAGGGGACACGTTAATTCGGCCTAAACGCTTGTTTACTGCCATTAATTTACTGTTAAAAGTATTAATAATTGTGTTAAAGACCAAATGATGACTGCTTACAGATGAAAACTAtaagttgattaaaaaaaaccatTTAACAATATTCTGGAATTTGGCACTTTTTCCTTATAACCATATGTTGGCAGTATATAAAGAcggacgacgtgtctccacttcctcccactatccagaaatgaagcaaaaatatcccagacacaaatgctgccatcttgtgccgatGATGTAATTTGGAGCCTGTGCTTTAGCAATCGCGTGATGGATGTTGGTTTTACTTTTGAGAAGCTGTCATGTCgaccatctttacatacagtagaTACTTGTGGCAATTGAGATTTAAATCATCAAACAGCAAAACATCTAAGAAATGTTCCAACATGATTAATCTCCTAATCATTCTGTGGGAAGGACTGTGGGATGATGCAAGACTATAAACAAAGGTTCCATTTGAACTGGAAACAATGTACCAcgatttaaatatattgttgTAGAATGTAATCAATTATATATGCATGAAGTTGCAGGTATTATTGCACTAATTTTGGGTCACCTGATCGATATCCCCCAGCTGGCTGTGGATGTCTTGGCAGAGCTCAAGCAACAGGCTCACAGGACTCTTATAGAGAACATGTAGgttgaagagaagagagagcagcCCCTTGGAAAAAGCAGGATCCTCTAAATAAGGAGAAAGAAACCACACATCAGAAAAAAAACTCTGTTTGCATAAAACTGACACCAAGTTCTCACGTAACTCACCGAAACTGGTCTCCTTGCAGATTTTCACAGTCCACGTGATCATCTGAACAAACTGTAGATGCAGACGTGTTTTAGTGAAACTGGTGCAGCTGGATTTGGTCTATGAGGAGCACATGAGAGTTCACCAACCTGTTGGGAGGAGGGTTTCAGCTGGTGTGAGAGCACGCTCAAGATGCTGACCAGCAGCTGAGCCTCTTTGCTGTTgaagtcctcctctcctccgcttaACTGAGTGAACAGAGCTCTCTGTTGATGGGGAAAGAAACTTAAGTGATGATGCTGAGGTTTAAATCGCACCTGATTTAAAACTCAGCACCTGACAATCGCACCTGAAACTGTCGGATGTAAAAGAAGTTCATCTCTGTAACGCCGCCATCGTCTTGCTGCTGATCGTCTTCTGCAATTTctgcaagaaaaacaaagtaTGATGAATTCCTGCATAATATTCAGGTGTAAAACATGAAATGCATTCATTTCACAATTGAAAACGGTGTGATCCTGACCCATGTTGGTGAGGAGCTGGGCCATCTTGTGTGGGTAGCGCTGCTGGCAGGTTGTGAAGATCCTGAGCAGCCCTTCCAGACACAGAAGAGACAGGCTGCACCGCTTCTCCTtcttccctgcctcctccaccacGCTGGGGATGTTGGTGTAACGCCACATCAGCACGCTGAGGAGACATTTAGACAGATCTGATCAATCAAACAAAACCAGGAACATAAAGTAAATCCTGTTTTAAAGACATTAAGACATTCTAACCTTGTCATGTCACAGAGGAAGCGGAAAGTCCGGTCCGTGTTCTGTCCATCTGGGCCGTCTGTGTGGCCAGTTTCCTCCAACTGCTGGATCTTCTGCAGGGCTACACACGCCGCATAGCGCAGGAATTCTCCACTAGAGCGCAGCACTGAGAgagcctcctctctgctctgagtaCTGTCTCtgaaagaaaatcaatatctgTTAGATCGGTTTTAGCAGCACTCCAGTAACTTTTGATTTTCTAATGTCTTGGTATTATTAGCAATAATCTAGccaaatgtattttaacataTTTCTGGAAACTAGTTTTATGACTTTTCATAGTATTTGTAACTTTTTGCTCTTCAAGTTTGCTTAGTGCTTTTGATGTCAGAGCAACAATCATAACAAAAATGATAAGAGCATTTACCTGAATAGCACAGTGAGGAGAGTTGATACGAATCCCAGAGAGAGTAAACTTCGGGGGGTCTTGTTGGAGGGCACCCGAACTTTTCCAGATTTCTCCTTCAAAATCTCAGACAGCTTATGGTAGCGGTGAAACAGCTGCAAGAGCTCCTCAAAGCGACTTTTACTGGGACACATAGAAACAAATATTATGATATTCTGTGTAACTATGTAACTATGAAAAACAGTATCAACAGTAGACAAAGTGGGTGGTGGGGTTGTTACCTGTAGTTGGCTTTGATGAAGTTGTACTCTATGAGAACTTCATACACTCCCATCACGAGCACTGCATAGATGTTATTCTTCACCCCCACACTGGAACCGATGCCGAACTCTGCTGACTTGTCCTAATCAACATAGAGAGAGAATACGATTTCAGATGATGCTACAGGGACAAGTACAGAAGTGAGGAACACTGGAAAAGGAGAATGTGGATCAATGAATTCCTAAGATACAGAGGACAGATGCTCACTTGCATCCTGAGATCACATCTCATAAAAGgaattgtgtattttcttcagCCAGACAAATCATTTCATTAGAAATACAGGCTCTTAGTGATTCTCATCTTAAAGCTTTGGTCACTAAAACACATATTCACGATGATCAATGTTACTCTTGCCGATGCTGGAAAAGTTGACCAGATCTAGACTAGATATTGGGGGAGTCtaaaattttgaaaaacattCAGTGTACATCCATTTTTAATACTGTGTCCTGAAAACACACCAGTTCAAAGTCCTCCAGTTCACTCTTGATCATGCGTTTCGTCATGCTCTCGAGGATCGTCTGTAGTTCAGACTGgtatccttcctcctcctcctcctcttcatcgctgTCATCAGCGTTGGGATTGGCTGATTTACGCATGTTCTGCAGACACAGCAGGCAGTGTACAGTGCAGCTCACCAGATGGCCCTGAGAAGGAACAGACGCTATTTATAGCAGCCATTTACACAACGACATCTGCACAGTGCACCAGTTGCACCGAATTGCATTAATGCTGCAGTGCGGACAGATTACCAGTGGCTCCTGGAGGAAGACCTGGTCTCCATGAGCTGTGATGCATGGCTCCAGCTTCACCGGGGGCAGGAGGTCTTGTTCTGACTCATAGCACCGCCCCAGCTAAGGATACACAGAAATGACATACAGCCCCCACATTCATGTAGATAAGATTACAAATAGGCTATTATATCTCACAGACTGCACTTAATATACACAGAATATACACACTTACCTGTGAGAACAGGGTCTGCATGATGGAGCTTGCAAGCTGAGAGTTGCGACGGAGAACATCATAGAATCCCTGAAATAAGCAAAGATTTGTCTTTTGAAAGCTGTTGAATCTTTTCTTTTAGAATGTTCTTTGCAGTTGTAAGATGTTTATAAAAGATACTGTTGGAAAATGATTTATGTGACCAATATGTGGTGGTACAGAAAAGTGATCTCTGACCTCATAAAGCATAAGCCGCACATCCGCCTGCTGGCCCAGGCAGCGACGCAGGCTGCTGAGGATCTCCAGGCAGAACGCTTCATTGGCAGCTGAGTTGTAACGTGAATGAACGTCCACTTGGACCTATTCAAGGGTTCAGAGAGATACAGAATATTTGATGGACTATATATAAAATGGCAAACAATTTCTCACGTGCGTATACGTAAAGTCCACATGAGCAGTCTGTACCTGGCTGGAGGAGATCGCCTGGCTACACTGGCTCGACGACAAGCTGCCCAACACCTTGAAGTTCTTGAGCAGCAACAAGAAGCCAGTGACTGCAGACTTCCTGCCGTCCAGCTGGCTGGTAAAGACAATTCATTTACAGAGGAGGAAAGTGTCAAAAGTTACCTTCAGGGGTTGAACTCTGTTAAGCTTTCAAATGCATTAACCAGAGCATGAATTATCAAATTTACTGATAAACCTCATCTGATTAAGAACACACTACTACACACCTGGAAAACATGGCCTTGCGGAGAACTAGAATCAAAGAGTCTTTCAAGGACATGCTGACCTTGAGCAGCGGCTGAGattacacaaagaaaaaaaagagagattgaGTAAAGGAATAGGAGCTTCTATAAACTATAacattttgtatgtgtgtgttttaggcaCCTGAACAGCTTTTAGTAGACCCTGAACTGTGGCTAAGGGCAGGTATGACAGGTGGTCGAATGTCTCTGTCACCTTGGAGGACGACTCCAGGAGGATCATGGGAGCAGAGATCACGATGTCAGAGAAAAGATCTGATGATATAAAGAAACAtgataaatacagtttaaaatATCATCAATAATGAGAAACACTAGACACTTGTGCACATCGGAAATCTGGGACCAACAGTTGAAGGTTGTATTACCTAAGTAATGATTGACAGGCGAGGCCGTCTTTGTGACCAGTCGATTTAAAACCTGCTCCAGTATCTCACCTCTGATAGGCTCGTGCATCTTCCAGAAAATAACACACATCCTCCAGTGAGCATATTCTAAATGTGAAACATCATTGTGatcattcaattaaaaaaaatacaaagttaCCTTGAAGCCTTGGAGAAGCACCTGACCTCCCAGTTTGCATGCTTGCTGGTTTGGGGTCCTCGCCACAGTAGAAGACCCCTCTGAAATCTTCCCAAATGGTCCAGGTTTGGGTCCAAATGTGTCCATGAGGAAAAACCCCAGCTGCACCAAACCCTGGGTCACGTGATCCCACCCAAACACGCTGTACATGTGGAAGAGAAGATTATCTTGAACTTTCTAtcattttgtatttgatttgttgaaAGTTTAAATCGGATTAAAAGATGCCTTGATGTTCTGACCTGTTCTTGACTGTGTCCAGTATCATCCGAGCCACACTGCAGTGTCCCGGCAGGACGTCCTGCAGGAACTTTGacccctgctgcagctgctcgtcCTTGAAGCTCTTGATGATCGCCCCCTTCAAAAGGTCAAACACCTACACAAACCAGCGAAGGGAGAAGGAAATATGATTGGACAGAAGAGATCAAATCTAATAAGGATCAAACGAGTTTTAGGGGGAAACAAATATTCTCACCTGCTCTTCGTAGCGCTGGATCCGTGCCACTGACAGCATCAGTGCAGCACTGAAAGGACACAGCTCGCCATACGACGTCTGCAGAAATGCAATTTAAGATTTTTTGGCATATTCaatatacaaacatttattggatactttttttaaatcctttcaGATACATAAAGTCCAAAATAACCTTAAAGCTTTTGAGGAATTCTCTCCCGAGGTCATGGTCCAGTCGTATTGAAAAGACGATGTGAAGGATGGCGGTGCCCTCCACGTGTCGTAACTGGTCCTGAGGAATGGACAGAACCTCTAGATCCAGGCTCCTGAGGAACAAACAGTGAAAATTAACAATCTGTAAATGGAGATTAGGATGTAAGATTCTGAAGAAATGTGGTATTTGTCACTTGTCAGTGTATGAGTTACTCACTCTCCATGTTTTTGCTCCTTGTCCTGGTGAATGTCTTGCTCCTTAAAATATCCGATGATTCCATCCAGGATCTGTTTCTTACCACCCTAACACACACATGGCAGGCATTTAGATCTTCAAAACCAAAAAGAATATGAAAAAATGACCCTGCTGTATACACATGCATACCTTTGCagacagaagcagcagctggtaAACCAGTGGTGGAATCTCCTGCAGATCCAGTTTAGTGAACATCCGCAGTACTTTCTCCACCAGgaactgcagctcctctggtgACAGGGGCACATCCCTAaaaagagacagacacaaaaacacaacttacTAGTTGCACTGTCTCCCCAAGAG
Above is a genomic segment from Pleuronectes platessa chromosome 7, fPlePla1.1, whole genome shotgun sequence containing:
- the fanci gene encoding Fanconi anemia group I protein gives rise to the protein MFRSTMRAVLDRIVSLSDGGSAAELEKYLSSLKDEQLIKVITSSALKGKMVGAIVKGIFEGSPSSSTEGSNRKLLVYQHCIPLCESGDLQTEVAADIIGLLMLETHTLSGPSLAQLASLFVEAIKVGKMGSGKSLELFPTVLTALAACESLSFGKGELSGEEYKKQLINSLCSSRWDPQCVIHLTTMFRDVPLSPEELQFLVEKVLRMFTKLDLQEIPPLVYQLLLLSAKGGKKQILDGIIGYFKEQDIHQDKEQKHGESLDLEVLSIPQDQLRHVEGTAILHIVFSIRLDHDLGREFLKSFKTSYGELCPFSAALMLSVARIQRYEEQVFDLLKGAIIKSFKDEQLQQGSKFLQDVLPGHCSVARMILDTVKNSVFGWDHVTQGLVQLGFFLMDTFGPKPGPFGKISEGSSTVARTPNQQACKLGGQVLLQGFKMHEPIRGEILEQVLNRLVTKTASPVNHYLDLFSDIVISAPMILLESSSKVTETFDHLSYLPLATVQGLLKAVQPLLKVSMSLKDSLILVLRKAMFSSQLDGRKSAVTGFLLLLKNFKVLGSLSSSQCSQAISSSQVQVDVHSRYNSAANEAFCLEILSSLRRCLGQQADVRLMLYEGFYDVLRRNSQLASSIMQTLFSQLGRCYESEQDLLPPVKLEPCITAHGDQVFLQEPLGHLVSCTVHCLLCLQNMRKSANPNADDSDEEEEEEEGYQSELQTILESMTKRMIKSELEDFELDKSAEFGIGSSVGVKNNIYAVLVMGVYEVLIEYNFIKANYSKSRFEELLQLFHRYHKLSEILKEKSGKVRVPSNKTPRSLLSLGFVSTLLTVLFRDSTQSREEALSVLRSSGEFLRYAACVALQKIQQLEETGHTDGPDGQNTDRTFRFLCDMTSVLMWRYTNIPSVVEEAGKKEKRCSLSLLCLEGLLRIFTTCQQRYPHKMAQLLTNMEIAEDDQQQDDGGVTEMNFFYIRQFQRALFTQLSGGEEDFNSKEAQLLVSILSVLSHQLKPSSQQFVQMITWTVKICKETSFEDPAFSKGLLSLLFNLHVLYKSPVSLLLELCQDIHSQLGDIDQDVEVEKQSHYAIVNIKTATTAALLVLAQVDRVLDEVEWLITRRKSQTTSDKSDSGEATQTEGQQDPIEKAVTLQLGTLLTALNELVQTALLSGTCTITLLREMRRTYTILTTLVKYYIQVCTTQHGLLPARFEKLVKLSGSHLTPQCYSFITYVQSGEVSGGDDKKKKKRNETNVAGSAKLLRETKAIPDLIFSIEQYEKYLITLSKKSKVNLMQYMKLSTSRDFRIIATTVDAALQEQDASQETTESQDTEETPEPKLKKRKQ